Proteins encoded in a region of the Sugiyamaella lignohabitans strain CBS 10342 chromosome B, complete sequence genome:
- the IES1 gene encoding Ies1p (Subunit of the INO80 chromatin remodeling complex; relocalizes to the cytosol in response to hypoxia; GO_component: GO:0031011 - Ino80 complex [Evidence IDA] [PMID 12887900]; GO_component: GO:0031011 - Ino80 complex [Evidence IPI] [PMID 24034245]; GO_component: GO:0005829 - cytosol [Evidence IDA] [PMID 22932476]; GO_component: GO:0005634 - nucleus [Evidence IEA,IEA]; GO_component: GO:0005634 - nucleus [Evidence IDA] [PMID 14562095]; GO_component: GO:0005634 - nucleus [Evidence IDA] [PMID 22932476]; GO_function: GO:0003674 - molecular_function [Evidence ND]; GO_process: GO:0042766 - nucleosome mobilization [Evidence IDA] [PMID 12887900]; GO_process: GO:0006355 - regulation of transcription, DNA-templated [Evidence IEA]; GO_process: GO:0006351 - transcription, DNA-templated [Evidence IEA]), whose product MENSRRPSMIVHIPVSLAENGDRPAAGAATEDQPVQPKRSSFSVAGLLNDVDEDTKSPAVHHQGPVIPGSAAVNSTGHISYGVAGATGGDQNGGGLGSGPAGNGSVAAGIAGQVTDSGVAIGAADGSGTGIGGTVAGGGLVAGGGPDSGVGFGPGSGVIVGAGSPDPNLVGQSLDTFVQPEDIRAGSTPRGKGKRGSISRASGATGESDLSTPKSGGKVKRKGGKPGRKPSLTGAAGAGTGSTGGSQDGSTTAGSTPSSGAKRTYNRTYQTLLIATKVRHLKKGDGEPLWRVDIQYDFLSSVFNNTAEVFGNSYAGTGSNYTFADIYVDAMARSSKCSKVLREKLLGDKKAGLNMAMVCLLVNVGRMNTTLNFFPEMKAQLRTYHPIPSLQSRSNQSDYKQLQDAPRLKSILKGACEDRPEPGTLEDLMAPERAKPRTNPINLLFLLSTYASKVEETYFTDNFEFFDLIMNKELSSESRARAFLWLVYAYLETDGSREQLLANPFGVGQQDGQRIPALRRLSPEEVELENVDPISEKEFGAEMTKVRAQYLIQTNQVPDDGSGMAALAAGLGGTSDSANTSMTTPLGETPVRRGGSTGRGGRRLLDDSHNTPSGGSKKRKVGTPTKRTLRARSAYNYKEVGEDEEEPDASREMDYDNQHGQFPSHDQQQQQLQPLQSQAHGPTGHKTKVKLTVKLVKRSKQEEQRELLVSHRIKQMLQEKYQRRRAVRRRQGALRRTWTKLKDLDALYNSDDELASLQHQEPALIASAAATSASLYDNAVSAASSTTDGTSQPRRRRSRKSSLAAPIISPALDEFPGDYGEEQTAITRALTRSLRWLETTNDSQSSSLNGNPDGDTETEPEHDAKRPLPAPSRPDVMGVHNLLQEVAS is encoded by the coding sequence ATGGAAAATAGCAGACGACCGAGTATGATTGTTCATATTCCAGTGAGTCTTGCGGAGAATGGCGACAggcctgctgctggtgctgctacgGAGGATCAGCCAGTCCAGCCTAAACGGTCGTCGTTTTCTGTTGCGGGTTTGTTGAATGATGTCGATGAAGACACCAAATCCCCGGCAGTTCACCACCAGGGTCCTGTAATCCCTGGTTCAGCCGCTGTGAACTCGACTGGTCACATCAGCTAcggtgttgctggtgctactggtggGGATCAgaatggtggtggtcttggTTCGGGTCCTGCTGGCAATGGCAGTGTGGCTGCTGGAATTGCTGGTCAGGTCACGGATTCTGGTGTTGccattggtgctgctgatggttctggaactggaatTGGAGGAACTGTCGCTGGTGGAGGTTTGGTAGCTGGTGGAGGACCTGATTCTGGTGTCGGTTTCGGGCCTGGATCTGGTGTCATTGTCGGTGCTGGATCACCAGACCCGAATCTTGTGGGTCAATCATTAGACACGTTTGTCCAGCCAGAGGACATCAGAGCTGGGAGCACACCTCGAGGAAAGGGCAAGCGTGGTTCGATATCGAGAGCCAGCGGTGCGACTGGCGAGTCTGATCTTTCGACTCCTAAAAGTGGTGGTAAAGTCAAGCGGAAAGGTGGAAAACCAGGTCGAAAACCCTCACTAacaggagctgctggtgctggaactggtagCACTGGCGGTTCTCAGGATGGGTCGACCACTGCTGGTTCAACTCCCTCAAGTGGTGCCAAACGTACTTATAATCGAACTTATCAGACCCTGTTAATAGCTACTAAGGTTCgtcatttgaaaaaaggTGATGGCGAGCCGCTATGGAGAGTCGACATTCAGTACGATTTCTTGAGTTCGGTGTTTAATAATACAGCAGAGGTGTTTGGTAACAGCTATGCTGGTACTGGCAGTAATTATACATTTGCTGATATATATGTGGATGCCATGGCTCGATCGTCTAAATGTTCAAAAGTGTTACGTGAAAAGCTGCTGGGAGATAAAAAAGCTGGATTGAATATGGCTATGGTGTGTCTTCTGGTCAATGTCGGTCGTATGAATACAACCCTCAATTTCTTTCCAGAAATGAAAGCTCAACTTAGAACATACCATCCGATCCCCTCACTACAATCACGATCGAACCAGTCGGATTATAAACAGCTCCAGGATGCTCCTCGattgaaaagtattttGAAAGGAGCTTGTGAAGACCGGCCTGAACCGGGTACTTTAGAGGATCTCATGGCACCAGAACGAGCCAAACCTCGTACCAACCCCATTAActtgttgtttttgttgtctACATATGCTTCGAAAGTGGAGGAGACGTATTTCACCGACAATTTCGAGTTTTTCGATCTTATTATGAATAAAGAGCTGTCTAGTGAGAGTCGAGCACGCGCGTTTCTGTGGCTGGTATATGCTTATCTTGAAACGGACGGGTCTCGAGAGCAGCTACTGGCCAATCCATTCGGTGTTGGCCAACAGGACGGTCAAAGAATCCCTGCTCTTCGACGATTGTCACCTGAAGAGGTTGAATTGGAGAATGTCGACCCTATTTCTGAAAAGGAGTTTGGTGCTGAAATGACCAAAGTGCGTGCTCAATATCTGATTCAAACCAACCAGGTTCCTGATGACGGTTCTGGAATGGCAGCTTTAGCTGCTGGTCTTGGAGGAACATCGGATTCCGCCAACACTTCAATGACCACACCACTTGGTGAGACACCAGTACGTCGTGGAGGGTCGACTGGCAGAGGAGGAAGGCGGCTTCTCGATGATTCTCACAATACACCCAGTGGAGGGTCTAAAAAACGGAAAGTGGGTACTCCCACCAAACGAACCCTACGAGCTCGTTCTGCTTATAATTATAAAGAGGTTggagaagacgaagaagagccCGATGCAAGTCGTGAAATGGACTATGACAACCAACACGGTCAATTTCCATCACAcgaccagcaacaacaacaattacaACCACTGCAATCACAAGCACATGGACCAACAGGACATAAAACCAAAGTCAAGCTGACAGTCAAACTCGTGAAACGAAGTAAacaagaggagcagcgaGAGCTGTTGGTCAGCCACCGAATCAAGCAGATGCTGCAGGAAAAGTACCAACGTCGTCGAGCAGTCCGTCGACGTCAAGGAGCTCTTCGACGTACCTGgaccaaactcaaagaCCTCGATGCTTTATACAACTCAGACGACGAGCTAGCATCGCTACAGCACCAAGAGCCTGCACTTatagcatcagcagcagccacctCTGCCAGTTTATACGACAATGCTgtatcagcagcctcttctACCACCGACGGAACTTCTCAACCACGACGACGTCGGTCCAGAAAATCGTCACTCGCAGCACCCATCATCTCACCAGCCCTCGACGAGTTCCCTGGTGACTACGGCGAAGAGCAGACGGCCATCACACGAGCACTCACCCGTTCGCTCCGGTGGCTCGAAACCACAAACGACTCacaatcatcatcacttAACGGCAACCCCGACGGCGACACCGAAACCGAGCCCGAACACGACGCCAAACGCCCGCTCCCGGCCCCCTCACGCCCCGACGTCATGGGCGTCCATAATTTATTACAGGAAGTGGCCTCCTAA